From the genome of Spirochaetota bacterium, one region includes:
- a CDS encoding alpha-hydroxy-acid oxidizing protein produces MRKYIVSIGGGILQERIIREINELGFESIVFDKDPDCIGSRIANLFFPISTRDYEAIIEKLKSENLLDKTICAITVGTDMSYTVAKINEIVAPYLVSTDTALKTTDKSLMRQTLKDSSIKVPEFYLCSNINEVKEAFSILSSKKKEVVIKPVDNMGARGVRKVLSLDELEEAFTEAISYSIKSRVLVEEFIEGDELSVDALVYKGEVMITGIADRIIEYPPYFVETGHIMPTNLPKEVVDLALFEFKKAIKAVGIGNGCAKGDIKISKDGNAYIGEIASRLSGGFMSTHTFPYSTGINLMKNALLIHLGKEPEIGNYEYKYVAVERAIIPYKGIVTKILGVDEALQLEGVKDVIIKVKEGDIIREPKSNLDKAGNVIAVGRNREEAIRNVNNAIRRIKISTEVSSEIRVISEEDVLKIAKERFNGSCYVCRECNGEACRGRMPGIGGVGTGQTFVENVKALKRYKILPRYIYTNSFEIDTSVDFLGIRLSLPIVVSPVTGTKTNLGGVVDELDYLRWVIKGAMYSGTIAMVGDSATPDKYKVGIRAMLENFGNGIGIYKPRKDNNEIIKRIREAENAGAIAVGMDIDGISIITMKLKNQEVSPKGLDELKYIISSTKLPFVVKGVMTPEDAILAYEAGARVIMVSNHGGRVNDSLPSTIDVLPSIVEVLKDKDVIIGIDGGFRSGADVVKALCIGAHFVGIGRPITIYAFGGGVDGVKNYFDKIKNEMKETMKILGVRSIKELKPGLIFRSSVV; encoded by the coding sequence ATGAGAAAGTATATAGTTTCAATTGGAGGAGGAATACTCCAGGAGAGGATAATAAGGGAGATAAATGAACTAGGATTTGAGTCAATTGTTTTTGACAAAGACCCAGACTGTATAGGCTCAAGGATAGCAAATCTTTTCTTTCCTATTAGTACAAGAGACTATGAAGCGATAATAGAGAAACTTAAATCAGAGAACCTCCTAGACAAGACAATCTGTGCGATAACTGTTGGGACTGATATGTCTTACACAGTAGCGAAAATCAACGAAATTGTAGCACCTTATCTTGTCTCAACAGATACAGCACTTAAAACTACTGATAAATCACTTATGCGACAAACACTCAAGGACAGCAGTATAAAAGTTCCAGAATTTTATCTATGCTCCAATATTAACGAAGTTAAGGAAGCATTTTCTATCCTATCTTCAAAAAAGAAAGAAGTTGTGATAAAACCAGTTGACAACATGGGGGCTAGGGGTGTTAGGAAAGTCTTAAGTTTAGATGAACTAGAAGAAGCGTTTACTGAAGCAATCTCCTACTCAATTAAAAGTAGAGTTTTGGTAGAAGAGTTTATTGAAGGAGATGAGTTAAGTGTTGATGCTTTAGTCTATAAAGGTGAGGTTATGATAACAGGTATCGCGGACAGGATAATAGAATATCCTCCATATTTCGTTGAAACTGGTCATATAATGCCAACAAACCTACCGAAAGAAGTTGTTGATTTAGCATTATTTGAATTCAAAAAGGCTATAAAAGCAGTTGGTATCGGGAACGGTTGTGCTAAAGGAGACATAAAGATTTCCAAAGATGGTAATGCATATATAGGTGAGATTGCTTCAAGGCTATCTGGTGGGTTTATGTCAACTCACACGTTTCCTTATTCCACTGGTATAAATCTGATGAAGAATGCTTTACTCATCCATCTAGGCAAAGAACCTGAGATTGGTAATTATGAATACAAGTATGTAGCAGTTGAGAGAGCAATAATACCATACAAGGGGATTGTAACAAAGATACTAGGTGTTGATGAAGCACTACAACTTGAAGGTGTCAAGGATGTTATAATCAAGGTTAAAGAAGGAGATATAATAAGAGAACCTAAAAGCAACCTTGACAAAGCAGGTAATGTAATAGCAGTCGGGAGAAACAGAGAAGAAGCAATAAGGAATGTGAATAATGCTATTAGAAGGATAAAAATCTCAACAGAAGTATCTAGCGAGATTAGGGTAATAAGTGAAGAGGATGTGCTTAAGATTGCTAAAGAGAGGTTTAACGGTAGTTGTTACGTTTGTAGGGAATGTAATGGTGAGGCTTGTAGAGGCAGGATGCCAGGTATAGGAGGAGTTGGGACAGGTCAAACATTCGTTGAGAATGTAAAAGCACTTAAGAGGTACAAAATCCTACCAAGATACATATACACTAACTCTTTTGAGATTGACACATCGGTTGACTTTCTTGGGATTAGATTGAGTTTGCCCATTGTTGTCTCACCTGTGACTGGGACTAAAACTAATCTCGGTGGTGTGGTTGATGAACTTGACTACCTAAGATGGGTTATTAAGGGTGCTATGTATTCTGGAACTATCGCTATGGTTGGTGATAGTGCTACCCCTGACAAATACAAAGTAGGTATAAGAGCAATGCTTGAGAACTTTGGAAACGGAATAGGTATCTACAAACCAAGAAAAGATAATAACGAAATAATAAAAAGAATAAGGGAAGCAGAAAACGCTGGAGCAATAGCGGTCGGAATGGACATAGATGGAATATCAATTATTACAATGAAATTAAAGAATCAAGAAGTTTCCCCAAAAGGTCTAGATGAACTTAAGTATATCATCTCTTCAACCAAACTACCTTTTGTTGTAAAAGGTGTTATGACTCCAGAAGATGCTATCCTTGCATACGAGGCAGGTGCTAGAGTTATAATGGTGTCAAACCACGGTGGTAGAGTAAATGACTCATTACCTTCTACCATAGATGTTTTACCTAGTATTGTTGAAGTTTTGAAAGATAAAGATGTCATTATAGGGATTGATGGTGGATTTAGAAGTGGTGCCGATGTTGTTAAGGCTTTGTGTATCGGTGCTCACTTTGTCGGGATTGGGAGACCTATCACAATCTACGCGTTTGGAGGAGGGGTCGATGGTGTCAAAAATTATTTTGACAAGATAAAAAATGAGATGAAAGAAACTATGAAAATCTTGGGCGTTAGGTCAATAAAAGAACTCAAACCTGGGCTCATTTTTAGATCATCTGTTGTATAG
- a CDS encoding glycosyltransferase family 2 protein codes for MKDVSVILVSYKTRDITLNCINSILDKTKDLDYEIILVDNDSRDGTVEAVMNSFPQVVIIESGSNLGFAGGCNLGSRYASGKYLLFLNTDTILIENSIKVMFDFMESNPEYGVIGVVLVDKDDNFVQSWGDFFPVKVGITEYILKPFLPRSLKNKFSFKDKKYKDFVRDFFGSQRVVRVDYIIGADMFIRRDILEKVGGFDDRFFMYFEEADLQIRVLRSGYKIGLLGETRIIHLESGSFKVSNHKRIMKMVSFLKYLKKNFVPYYIVFKPFSIAYAVAKMIYDIFLKEYTFRENLEFLKSLVFESY; via the coding sequence ATGAAAGATGTTAGTGTGATACTGGTAAGTTACAAAACCAGAGATATTACTCTGAACTGTATAAACTCCATACTAGATAAGACAAAGGATTTGGACTACGAGATAATACTTGTTGATAATGATTCTAGGGATGGGACTGTTGAGGCTGTTATGAATAGTTTTCCTCAAGTTGTAATAATTGAAAGTGGAAGTAATTTAGGTTTCGCTGGGGGGTGTAATCTCGGGAGTAGATATGCTAGTGGTAAGTATCTTCTGTTTTTGAATACAGATACGATACTTATTGAAAACTCAATCAAAGTTATGTTTGACTTTATGGAGAGCAATCCGGAGTATGGTGTTATAGGAGTTGTTTTGGTTGATAAAGATGATAACTTTGTTCAGTCTTGGGGTGATTTCTTTCCTGTCAAGGTTGGTATAACAGAATATATTCTCAAGCCATTCTTACCTAGAAGTTTGAAGAACAAGTTTAGTTTCAAAGACAAGAAATATAAAGATTTTGTAAGAGACTTTTTTGGTAGTCAAAGAGTTGTTAGAGTTGATTATATAATTGGTGCGGATATGTTTATAAGAAGAGACATTTTAGAGAAAGTTGGTGGATTTGATGATAGGTTTTTTATGTATTTTGAAGAGGCAGATTTACAGATAAGGGTCTTACGAAGTGGATATAAGATAGGATTACTTGGAGAGACAAGGATAATACATCTTGAGAGTGGTAGTTTTAAGGTCTCAAATCACAAGAGAATAATGAAGATGGTTTCATTCCTCAAATATCTCAAGAAAAATTTTGTTCCTTACTACATCGTTTTTAAGCCATTTTCAATAGCGTATGCTGTCGCGAAGATGATTTACGACATCTTCTTGAAGGAATACACTTTCAGAGAGAACTTGGAATTTTTAAAGAGTTTGGTTTTTGAGAGTTATTAA
- the amrS gene encoding AmmeMemoRadiSam system radical SAM enzyme, with the protein MVETKVVAKWWEKGDGKVRCYLCPRYCVIGDGKTGFCFIRKNEGGVLYSIGYARPAAIHIDPIEKKPLFHFLPSTPILSLGTAGCNLGCLFCQNWDISKARIDQVNSVYVPPENLVNLAIHYKCPSIAFTYNEPTIIGEYIIDTAKIAKEYGIKIVMVSNGYISREAFYDVYQYVDAANIDLKAITETFYQKITLSHLDPVKETLIRLKELGTVWFEITNLIIPTLNDSTEEIKRLSEWVLENLGDSVPLHFTAFHPDYKLRNLPNTPKEKLIEARNIALRMGIKYVYTGNVWYSEGSTTYCPNCKEPLITRLWHDVTMMRVEGGKCPNCGTVISGVWN; encoded by the coding sequence ATGGTAGAGACTAAGGTTGTTGCTAAATGGTGGGAGAAAGGTGATGGCAAAGTGAGATGTTATCTTTGTCCTAGATACTGTGTCATTGGAGATGGGAAAACTGGTTTCTGCTTCATAAGGAAGAATGAAGGAGGTGTTCTTTACTCTATCGGCTATGCTAGACCTGCGGCAATCCATATAGACCCTATTGAGAAGAAGCCCCTATTTCACTTTTTACCATCAACCCCAATACTCTCTCTAGGAACTGCAGGATGTAATCTAGGCTGCTTGTTCTGTCAAAATTGGGACATATCCAAAGCGAGGATAGATCAAGTTAATAGTGTATATGTTCCTCCAGAAAATCTTGTAAATCTAGCGATACATTACAAATGTCCAAGCATAGCATTCACTTATAATGAGCCAACAATAATAGGAGAATATATAATAGATACTGCAAAAATAGCAAAGGAATATGGTATAAAGATAGTAATGGTTTCAAATGGATACATATCAAGAGAAGCCTTTTATGATGTTTATCAGTATGTTGACGCAGCGAACATAGACCTAAAAGCCATAACGGAGACTTTTTACCAAAAGATAACTCTTTCGCACCTAGATCCAGTTAAAGAGACATTAATAAGGCTAAAGGAACTGGGAACAGTATGGTTTGAAATAACAAACCTGATAATACCAACACTCAACGACAGCACAGAAGAAATAAAGAGATTGTCAGAGTGGGTTTTGGAAAACCTAGGTGATAGTGTTCCATTACATTTTACGGCATTTCATCCAGACTATAAGTTGAGAAATTTGCCAAATACTCCGAAAGAGAAACTTATAGAAGCAAGGAACATAGCCTTGAGAATGGGAATTAAATATGTATACACAGGTAATGTGTGGTATAGTGAAGGTAGTACAACATACTGCCCAAATTGCAAAGAACCCCTTATAACCAGATTGTGGCACGATGTGACGATGATGAGAGTGGAAGGGGGAAAGTGTCCGAATTGTGGAACTGTAATTAGTGGTGTTTGGAACTAG
- a CDS encoding radical SAM protein, with amino-acid sequence MKLKYVFGPLPSRRLGMSLGIDLVPHKICNYDCVFCEIGITKKTVVQRKEYVKKETILQELDMFFSSFDGRVDHITLTGAGETTLNSKLGEIISSIKSRYKYPVAVLTHSGNIYEEDVRRELSLADVVCPSLDAVSEDVFIKVNRPDRSISVDKVIEGLVRFREEYRGKMLLEVLLVKGINDDEVELHKIGQTCSMIKPDMVQINTVDRPGAYPFAKSLSSEELRRAKEIISIYYPKVEFLSRHYSSPESVVKDNSKLEEDIMSIMQRRPLTILDIVISEGIDFFRARELVTKLMTENKVEEIELNGNKFYRPFYVK; translated from the coding sequence ATGAAACTAAAATATGTTTTTGGTCCTTTACCATCTAGAAGATTGGGCATGTCTTTAGGGATTGACCTAGTGCCTCATAAGATTTGTAATTATGATTGCGTGTTTTGTGAGATAGGCATTACGAAAAAAACTGTAGTGCAAAGGAAGGAGTATGTCAAGAAGGAAACTATACTTCAGGAACTTGATATGTTTTTTAGTTCTTTTGACGGTAGAGTTGATCACATAACTCTCACTGGTGCTGGTGAGACAACGCTAAACTCCAAATTGGGAGAGATAATATCTAGTATAAAGAGTAGATATAAATATCCAGTTGCTGTTTTGACACACTCTGGGAATATTTATGAAGAAGATGTTAGAAGAGAATTATCTCTTGCGGATGTTGTGTGTCCATCGCTAGATGCGGTTAGTGAGGATGTATTTATCAAGGTTAACAGACCAGATAGATCAATAAGTGTAGATAAAGTTATAGAAGGACTTGTAAGGTTCAGGGAAGAGTATAGAGGTAAGATGCTACTTGAAGTTCTGTTAGTGAAAGGCATTAATGATGATGAAGTTGAATTACACAAGATAGGTCAGACTTGTAGTATGATAAAACCCGATATGGTTCAGATAAACACTGTTGACAGACCTGGAGCTTATCCTTTCGCAAAATCCTTATCATCAGAGGAACTAAGGAGAGCCAAAGAGATCATATCAATTTACTATCCGAAAGTTGAATTCTTGAGTAGGCATTATTCTTCACCAGAGAGTGTTGTTAAAGATAATTCAAAACTTGAGGAAGATATAATGAGTATCATGCAAAGAAGGCCACTGACAATACTTGACATTGTTATATCTGAAGGTATTGATTTCTTCAGAGCAAGAGAATTAGTTACAAAACTCATGACAGAAAACAAAGTTGAAGAAATAGAACTGAATGGAAACAAGTTTTATAGACCTTTTTATGTGAAATAG
- a CDS encoding Ni/Fe hydrogenase subunit alpha, with amino-acid sequence MTKRIILDPVTRIEGHAKISIYLNEDGGIDDVQFHVTEVRGFEKFCEGRMFTEMPGITQRICGICPVSHLLASARAGDDIMSVEVPEAARLLRYLMNSAQLTQSHALSFFHLSSPDFLLGFDSDPAKRNIFGVIEKYPDLARRGIRLRKFGQDVIEMLGGKKIHPAWAVPGGVREPLSEDKKQIILDWMPEVKETVRIGLEFFKRYIDENKDLVENFGNFPSYFMGLVNEDGSFNHHDGLLRVVDSNGNIVFDKVDPRKYYEYIGEASSNHSYLKFPYLKAFGFPEGMYRVGPLARLNVSESMGTPLADKELKEFKSLSPTGVVTSSFLYHYARLIEIVHCIEKIEEIVQNPIIYKGKVRAQGGVNKEIGVGVSEAPRGTLFHQYWVDENGVLQKVNLIIATGQNNLAMNKTVLQIAKAYLKNGNGEIKEGILNRIEAGIRCYDPCLSCSTHAIGQMPLKVEVIDPKGNVIKTITRD; translated from the coding sequence ATGACAAAAAGAATAATTCTTGATCCAGTCACTAGGATAGAAGGACACGCTAAAATAAGTATATACCTAAACGAAGATGGTGGTATTGATGACGTTCAATTTCATGTTACTGAGGTAAGAGGATTTGAGAAGTTCTGCGAAGGCAGGATGTTTACCGAAATGCCCGGGATAACGCAGAGGATATGCGGTATATGTCCTGTAAGTCATTTGCTCGCATCGGCTAGGGCTGGTGATGACATAATGAGTGTGGAAGTTCCAGAAGCTGCTAGACTCTTAAGATACCTAATGAATTCAGCACAACTTACACAGTCGCATGCTTTGAGTTTCTTCCATCTATCATCACCAGACTTTCTACTAGGTTTTGACTCTGACCCGGCAAAGAGAAACATATTCGGTGTGATAGAGAAGTATCCAGACCTTGCAAGGAGAGGAATCAGACTTAGAAAGTTTGGACAAGATGTTATTGAAATGCTAGGTGGTAAGAAAATACATCCCGCTTGGGCTGTGCCAGGTGGTGTAAGAGAACCTTTGTCAGAGGATAAGAAGCAGATAATCCTTGATTGGATGCCAGAGGTAAAAGAAACCGTAAGGATTGGACTTGAGTTCTTCAAGAGGTATATCGATGAGAATAAGGATCTAGTTGAAAACTTCGGTAATTTTCCAAGTTACTTCATGGGACTCGTTAATGAGGATGGTTCATTCAACCATCATGATGGCTTGTTGAGAGTTGTTGACTCAAATGGTAATATAGTTTTTGACAAAGTTGATCCTAGAAAATACTATGAATACATAGGAGAAGCGAGTTCTAACCATTCATACCTGAAATTCCCATATCTGAAGGCTTTTGGGTTTCCAGAGGGAATGTATAGAGTTGGACCTTTAGCGAGGTTAAATGTTTCTGAAAGTATGGGAACACCTTTGGCTGATAAGGAGTTAAAAGAGTTTAAATCTCTATCACCAACAGGAGTAGTAACAAGTTCCTTTTTGTATCACTACGCAAGATTGATAGAGATAGTGCACTGTATTGAGAAAATAGAGGAGATAGTCCAGAATCCAATAATCTATAAAGGAAAAGTAAGGGCTCAAGGTGGTGTTAATAAAGAAATAGGCGTTGGAGTATCCGAGGCACCAAGAGGAACTCTATTCCATCAATACTGGGTTGATGAAAACGGAGTTCTACAGAAAGTTAATCTCATAATAGCAACGGGTCAGAATAACTTAGCAATGAATAAAACTGTCCTTCAGATTGCTAAAGCGTACTTAAAGAACGGAAACGGAGAAATAAAAGAAGGAATACTCAACAGAATAGAAGCAGGTATAAGATGCTACGATCCTTGCTTATCTTGCTCAACACACGCAATCGGTCAGATGCCATTGAAGGTTGAAGTGATTGATCCAAAAGGAAATGTTATAAAGACAATAACTAGAGATTAG
- a CDS encoding adenylate/guanylate cyclase domain-containing protein: protein MNNTFKIRISLGRKIFLSVLVVIILMVSILYTSTTRSITEGLESEMKVRGTSISKNVSSSLSTILSSIIAERIARNPNLEKEIFSSKEIMSSIFSELQIKEEYINLIETFAEIPKTEDIMWATAVDIDNNVLAHSSPDIGFMSKFNLPKGTYNNRDILIIYNILLTNLVVSKKNFFERTISRLFGGEIKFKVSTDKLISMASEKLSIDSNYASKLINTAIRNLDSNLKNSYEKLSVLYWQIKSVQRKYDQGKFGDEFRNALSELVEIFEYEYVTYEIADKYFSKFKSFINNRKSSITKDDYNYIISLIDQFFSSSFGITGFLQYYYESYGGRSERRLLFSYPVLIKGDIDKYVANLYIGMSTESIDKTIQTVERQVQIGVLIAIIIAILLVVFLSSRISKGARIITNAMQKLSEGDLTVRALVKSRDEIGFIASNFNSMVEQIEEKEKMRDIMNKVVSEEIAKELMKKGIELGGEMRFVSMLFSDIRGFTSMSEKMDPRDLISILNEYMTEMVEIVKRYKGVVDKFVGDEIMVVYGAPVSFGEQNDALLSVVTAYEMIKRMDTLHERWKEEGKPLLMPGIGINSGNVVAGNMGSKDRLSYTVIGDAVNTAARLCGAAPGKTCIVSENTYSLVKDFFEFEEQEPIKVKGKSEPLRIYKVVSINQFGYQKVEEILSNTHHST, encoded by the coding sequence ATGAACAATACCTTTAAGATAAGGATCAGTCTAGGTAGAAAAATATTTCTATCAGTGCTAGTTGTAATAATTCTGATGGTTTCTATACTTTACACATCAACCACTCGCTCAATCACGGAAGGACTAGAGAGCGAAATGAAGGTGAGAGGCACATCAATATCAAAGAATGTATCTTCTTCATTATCTACTATTCTATCTTCAATAATAGCTGAAAGGATCGCAAGAAACCCTAACCTAGAAAAAGAAATCTTCTCATCAAAAGAGATAATGTCCTCCATATTTTCAGAACTCCAGATAAAAGAAGAATACATAAACCTTATAGAAACATTTGCAGAGATACCTAAAACTGAAGATATAATGTGGGCTACTGCTGTTGATATTGATAACAATGTCCTTGCTCACTCAAGTCCAGATATAGGCTTTATGTCTAAATTCAACTTACCTAAAGGAACATACAACAATAGAGACATTCTGATTATATACAACATACTACTTACTAATCTTGTTGTTAGCAAGAAGAACTTCTTTGAGAGAACAATATCAAGGCTTTTTGGAGGAGAGATAAAATTCAAAGTTTCAACAGATAAACTGATTAGCATGGCTTCTGAAAAACTTTCCATAGATAGTAATTATGCGTCTAAACTTATTAACACTGCGATAAGAAATTTAGATAGCAATCTCAAGAACAGTTATGAAAAACTATCTGTTCTCTACTGGCAGATAAAGTCAGTTCAGAGAAAATATGATCAAGGAAAGTTTGGAGATGAATTTAGAAACGCACTTTCAGAATTGGTAGAAATTTTTGAATATGAGTATGTGACTTATGAAATAGCAGACAAATACTTTAGTAAGTTTAAAAGCTTCATAAATAACCGAAAGAGCTCAATTACAAAGGATGATTACAATTATATAATTTCTCTAATTGACCAGTTTTTTAGTAGTAGTTTTGGTATAACTGGTTTTCTACAGTATTACTATGAAAGTTATGGTGGCAGAAGTGAAAGAAGACTACTTTTCTCCTATCCTGTTCTCATAAAAGGCGACATTGACAAATATGTTGCGAACCTCTACATAGGTATGTCAACAGAAAGTATTGACAAAACTATTCAAACTGTTGAAAGACAAGTTCAGATTGGTGTCTTGATTGCTATAATAATTGCTATACTGCTTGTAGTCTTTCTATCTAGCAGAATATCCAAAGGTGCTAGAATAATAACAAACGCTATGCAGAAACTTTCAGAAGGAGACCTAACGGTTAGAGCACTGGTTAAGTCTAGAGATGAAATAGGGTTTATAGCATCAAACTTCAATAGTATGGTAGAGCAGATCGAAGAGAAGGAGAAGATGAGAGATATAATGAACAAGGTTGTTTCTGAAGAGATTGCGAAGGAACTTATGAAGAAAGGTATAGAGCTAGGTGGTGAGATGAGGTTCGTAAGCATGTTATTTTCAGATATAAGAGGTTTTACATCAATGAGTGAGAAAATGGATCCAAGAGACCTTATATCCATACTCAACGAATATATGACCGAAATGGTTGAGATTGTGAAGAGGTATAAAGGAGTTGTTGATAAATTCGTAGGTGATGAGATAATGGTAGTTTATGGAGCACCTGTATCATTCGGAGAACAAAATGATGCTTTACTATCCGTTGTAACTGCTTATGAGATGATAAAAAGGATGGATACTCTTCACGAGCGATGGAAAGAGGAAGGTAAGCCTTTACTAATGCCTGGTATAGGTATAAATTCGGGAAATGTCGTTGCAGGGAATATGGGGTCAAAAGACAGGTTAAGTTACACTGTAATAGGTGATGCTGTAAACACTGCTGCTAGGCTATGTGGAGCAGCACCCGGAAAGACCTGTATCGTAAGTGAGAACACTTACTCTCTAGTAAAAGACTTCTTTGAGTTTGAAGAGCAGGAACCTATAAAAGTTAAAGGGAAAAGCGAACCATTGAGAATATACAAAGTAGTATCCATTAACCAGTTTGGATACCAAAAAGTTGAAGAGATTCTCTCCAATACACATCACTCTACATAA
- a CDS encoding oxidoreductase, translating into MGKVRIGTVWLGGCSGCHMSFLDLDERLIELAQVAEIMSSPITDWKLHTPVKEYQDYPEVDISLVEGAVVNTDNVEVLKLVRERSKILVAFGDCAVTGNVPSYRNLFKTDDVLNSVYLDKATHNQMIPSDRVVVPRLLNKVVPISHVVKVDYFMPGCPPSADSIWYTIKCLLEGKEPEFSKEHYRYG; encoded by the coding sequence TGTCATATGTCATTTTTGGATCTAGATGAGAGGCTTATAGAACTTGCTCAAGTTGCTGAAATTATGTCCTCTCCAATAACAGATTGGAAGCTACACACTCCTGTAAAAGAGTATCAAGATTATCCAGAAGTTGATATATCTTTAGTTGAAGGTGCGGTTGTTAATACAGATAATGTTGAGGTTTTGAAACTTGTGAGAGAGAGAAGTAAGATACTTGTTGCATTTGGTGATTGTGCAGTAACTGGGAACGTTCCTTCTTACAGAAACCTATTCAAGACTGACGATGTGTTAAACTCAGTGTATCTTGACAAAGCAACACATAACCAGATGATACCATCCGACAGAGTAGTCGTTCCAAGGCTACTTAACAAAGTCGTTCCTATATCTCATGTTGTGAAAGTGGATTATTTTATGCCTGGTTGTCCTCCTTCAGCAGACTCAATTTGGTATACTATAAAATGCCTTCTTGAAGGCAAGGAACCAGAGTTTTCAAAAGAACATTATAGATACGGTTAA
- a CDS encoding SPASM domain-containing protein: protein MLPLVVIKDTDYQNHLFDKLPYQKIFVEPNYESLKASLKDLDRVVVTWNSSAFLDVSIIDRLSKERGEILFIANLPEYMEFEVWDTKLLTEVLEKYKKIDKPLRNILSSTELDESLYFVDILDRDIRMYRWDFDLRTYKGREMFERVVDEIDFSSNVVEQLVSLISSKPFIITEIPSFYYIEISNVKVNTKYTPSWGKEVENITEESFRKIINKVVDYSKTLGVMLGAFNEPIYNPRFNQIIKEILNYKKSEISFILSTSLPELPDTLKEIYSETRDTKGFKGYPFFSIFVDIPSNRKEGFETLKELDYDKVMSNLNELLKIDPTRLYVKFVRSKYNDDILPSFHKEYKNLNLIIQRPQIEEIVAVNTILPYRLPCYKLHTTLVILPNGDVALCLNDTRLDNIIGNVLNEDVKDIANRKADVLKKHFINDFSGICGRCVIWDQFDL from the coding sequence ATGCTTCCTCTGGTGGTGATAAAAGATACGGACTATCAGAATCATCTGTTTGATAAACTACCATATCAAAAGATATTCGTAGAACCTAACTACGAGAGTTTGAAAGCGTCCTTGAAGGACTTGGATAGAGTGGTGGTAACTTGGAATTCATCCGCTTTTCTAGATGTCTCTATTATTGATAGACTCTCAAAGGAAAGAGGAGAGATATTATTTATTGCAAATCTTCCAGAGTATATGGAGTTTGAAGTTTGGGATACAAAATTACTCACCGAAGTTCTAGAGAAGTATAAGAAAATTGATAAACCTTTAAGAAACATCTTATCATCTACTGAGCTTGATGAGTCTTTGTATTTTGTTGATATTTTAGATAGAGATATAAGGATGTATAGATGGGATTTTGACTTAAGAACTTATAAAGGTAGGGAGATGTTTGAAAGAGTTGTTGATGAGATTGATTTTTCTAGTAATGTTGTGGAACAGTTAGTGAGTTTAATTTCTTCCAAACCTTTTATCATCACAGAGATACCGTCCTTTTATTACATTGAGATTTCCAACGTCAAAGTCAATACAAAATACACTCCATCTTGGGGTAAAGAAGTTGAAAACATAACGGAAGAAAGTTTTAGGAAGATAATCAATAAAGTCGTAGATTATTCAAAAACCCTTGGAGTAATGCTAGGGGCATTCAACGAACCTATTTATAATCCGAGATTCAATCAGATTATCAAAGAAATTCTAAACTACAAAAAAAGTGAAATCAGTTTCATTTTAAGCACCTCTTTGCCCGAACTTCCTGACACTCTAAAGGAAATTTACTCGGAGACTAGAGATACAAAAGGTTTCAAAGGATATCCGTTTTTTAGCATCTTCGTTGATATACCTAGCAACAGGAAAGAAGGATTTGAAACACTTAAAGAACTTGACTACGACAAGGTAATGTCTAATCTAAACGAACTACTCAAGATTGACCCAACGAGACTTTATGTAAAATTTGTCAGAAGCAAATATAATGATGATATTTTACCTTCTTTTCATAAGGAATACAAGAATTTGAACTTGATAATACAAAGACCTCAAATAGAAGAAATAGTTGCAGTCAATACAATTCTACCATACAGGCTTCCTTGCTATAAACTACATACAACTTTGGTAATTCTACCAAACGGGGATGTTGCACTTTGTTTGAACGATACAAGGTTGGATAACATCATTGGTAATGTATTGAATGAAGATGTTAAGGATATTGCTAATAGAAAAGCAGATGTTTTGAAAAAGCACTTTATAAATGATTTTTCAGGTATATGCGGAAGATGCGTTATATGGGATCAGTTTGACCTTTGA